Proteins encoded together in one Oxalobacteraceae sp. CFBP 8761 window:
- a CDS encoding cache domain-containing protein, giving the protein MKLIATAAALCLGLASTAALANEPTEKDAIAMAERGAALIKAKGKDEMMKRINAKDPDFVQGQLYIDLRDVKTGIVLAHPYNPSIVGKDLTDVPDANGKKYRREIIELAAAKGKGWVDYQYKNPTTGKIEPKTTYILLVDGVVLEAGIYKK; this is encoded by the coding sequence ATGAAACTGATCGCCACCGCCGCCGCCCTGTGCCTGGGGCTGGCATCGACCGCCGCCCTGGCCAATGAACCGACCGAGAAGGACGCCATCGCCATGGCCGAGCGCGGCGCCGCCCTGATCAAGGCCAAGGGCAAGGATGAAATGATGAAGCGCATCAATGCCAAGGACCCGGATTTTGTCCAGGGCCAGCTGTACATCGACCTGCGCGACGTCAAGACCGGCATCGTGCTGGCCCACCCGTATAACCCGTCGATCGTCGGCAAGGACCTGACCGACGTGCCCGATGCAAACGGCAAGAAGTACCGGCGCGAAATCATCGAGCTGGCCGCCGCCAAGGGCAAGGGCTGGGTCGACTACCAGTACAAGAATCCCACCACCGGCAAGATCGAACCCAAGACGACCTACATCCTGCTGGTCGACGGCGTGGTACTCGAAGCGGGCATCTACAAGAAATAA
- a CDS encoding lysine 2,3-aminomutase, translated as MNTTATTPTKFKPFTRQSIMSARQWEWLTPDLQEAVQVVSHVLPFRTNAYVMETLIDWSRVPDDPIYRLTFPHRDMLPRAEYEQLRDLVLVKKDDAAIARLVHAIRMRMNPHPAGQMTHNVPRVNDAPLKGLQHKYKETVLFFPSAGQTCHAYCTFCFRWPQFVGMDDLKFDARECGELVDYLKMHTEVTDVLITGGDPMIMNTRSLAEFLEPLLIPELAHIQNVRIGTKSVAYWPQRFMSDKDSDDLMRLFEKVVASGKNLAIMGHYNHAVELRAPIAQQAVKRIVGTGATLRMQGPLIRHINEDPKSWAELWTTGVRLGAIPYYMFVERDTGPRDYFALPLARAHEIFQEAYSMVSGLSRTVRGPSMSAFPGKVVIDGVVTINGEKLFALQFLQARNPEWVRRPFFAKYDATATWLDHLKPAFGRDHFFFETESGGPLRGAGGRVIPLVPAGQRGHAQPDAA; from the coding sequence GTGAACACGACTGCAACGACGCCCACCAAGTTCAAGCCCTTCACGCGCCAGTCGATCATGAGCGCGCGCCAATGGGAGTGGCTCACGCCCGACCTGCAGGAAGCCGTGCAGGTGGTCTCGCACGTGCTGCCGTTTCGCACCAATGCGTATGTGATGGAGACGCTGATCGACTGGTCGCGCGTGCCGGACGATCCGATCTACCGGCTGACGTTCCCGCACCGCGACATGCTCCCGCGCGCCGAATACGAGCAGCTGCGCGACCTGGTGCTGGTCAAAAAAGATGACGCCGCAATCGCGCGCCTGGTGCACGCGATCCGCATGCGCATGAATCCGCACCCGGCCGGCCAGATGACGCACAACGTGCCGCGCGTGAACGATGCGCCGCTCAAGGGCCTGCAGCACAAGTACAAGGAAACGGTGCTGTTCTTCCCGAGCGCCGGCCAGACCTGCCACGCCTATTGCACGTTCTGCTTCCGCTGGCCGCAGTTCGTCGGCATGGATGACCTGAAGTTCGATGCGCGCGAGTGCGGCGAACTGGTGGACTACCTGAAGATGCACACCGAGGTCACCGACGTCCTGATCACCGGGGGCGACCCGATGATCATGAATACGCGCTCGCTGGCCGAATTCCTCGAGCCGCTCCTGATCCCCGAACTGGCCCACATCCAGAACGTCCGCATCGGCACCAAGTCGGTCGCGTACTGGCCGCAGCGCTTCATGTCGGACAAGGACAGCGACGATCTGATGCGCCTGTTCGAGAAGGTGGTCGCCAGCGGCAAGAACCTGGCCATCATGGGCCACTACAACCACGCGGTCGAACTGCGCGCACCGATCGCGCAGCAGGCGGTCAAGCGCATCGTCGGCACCGGTGCCACGCTGCGCATGCAGGGTCCGCTGATCCGCCACATCAACGAAGACCCGAAAAGCTGGGCCGAGCTGTGGACCACGGGCGTGCGCCTGGGCGCGATTCCCTACTATATGTTCGTCGAGCGCGATACCGGCCCGCGCGACTACTTCGCACTGCCGCTGGCGCGCGCCCACGAGATCTTCCAGGAAGCCTATTCGATGGTCTCGGGCCTGTCGCGCACCGTGCGCGGACCGTCGATGAGCGCCTTCCCCGGCAAGGTCGTGATCGACGGCGTCGTCACGATCAATGGCGAAAAGCTGTTCGCGCTGCAGTTTCTGCAGGCCCGCAATCCGGAATGGGTGCGGCGGCCGTTCTTTGCCAAATACGACGCCACGGCGACCTGGCTCGATCACCTGAAACCCGCGTTCGGGCGCGATCATTTCTTCTTCGAGACGGAAAGCGGCGGCCCGCTGCGGGGCGCCGGCGGCCGCGTGATCCCGCTGGTGCCGGCTGGCCAGCGCGGCCATGCCCAGCCCGACGCGGCATAA
- a CDS encoding MFS transporter yields MQPAATLVSPAPPRLSGLAVFVYVFVPFALGHYLSSLLRNVNAVLASQLASALALTPGQLGLLTSAFFFAFALVQLPVGMALDRYGPRRVQVAMLLVASCGAVLFARGGGFWSLLAARAVMGCGLGGCFMAAVKAVSIWIAPSRLPSVHGYLIAVGGMGAASATMPVRAMLEYTDWRGLFLLLAGLVACTGLLIALLYPKTGDAAPGRSPLSPLLPALREVWRAPGFRAVVALVLVPHAVFFGVQGLWIGRWLADVALYPEDAVAYLLYLGMAAVVFGAIAVGMITEWAGRRGMPPLDVAAAGITMFVLIQAAFVIGYRPSFPWLSVMFTLAGTVTGIDYAIVAQSMPRALTGRAATFLNLLIFIGAFLVQAGFGVVIGLWQPDLLGHAPAAAYRCAFALLVLIQVPGLWQYARRRRGAPLPVT; encoded by the coding sequence ATGCAACCTGCTGCCACGCTGGTGTCTCCCGCTCCCCCGCGTCTGTCCGGCCTGGCGGTGTTCGTGTACGTGTTCGTGCCGTTCGCGCTGGGGCATTACCTGTCCTCGCTGCTGCGCAACGTGAACGCGGTGCTGGCGTCGCAACTGGCGAGCGCGCTCGCGCTCACGCCGGGCCAACTGGGGCTGCTCACCAGCGCGTTCTTCTTTGCGTTCGCGCTGGTCCAGCTGCCGGTGGGGATGGCGCTGGACCGCTATGGGCCGCGCCGCGTGCAGGTGGCGATGCTGCTGGTGGCATCCTGCGGCGCGGTGCTGTTTGCGCGTGGCGGCGGCTTCTGGAGCCTGCTCGCGGCGCGCGCCGTCATGGGGTGCGGCCTGGGTGGCTGCTTCATGGCGGCGGTCAAGGCCGTGTCGATCTGGATCGCACCCAGCCGGCTGCCATCGGTGCACGGCTACCTGATCGCCGTCGGCGGCATGGGCGCGGCCAGCGCCACGATGCCGGTGCGCGCGATGCTCGAGTACACCGACTGGCGCGGCCTGTTCCTGCTGCTGGCCGGCCTGGTCGCCTGTACGGGCCTGCTGATCGCCCTGCTGTACCCGAAGACGGGCGACGCCGCGCCCGGCCGGAGCCCGTTATCCCCGCTCTTGCCGGCGCTGCGCGAGGTCTGGCGCGCGCCCGGCTTTCGCGCCGTGGTGGCGCTGGTGCTGGTGCCGCACGCGGTGTTCTTCGGCGTGCAGGGCCTGTGGATCGGACGCTGGCTGGCCGACGTGGCGCTGTACCCGGAAGACGCCGTCGCCTACCTGCTGTACCTGGGCATGGCGGCGGTGGTGTTCGGCGCCATCGCGGTGGGCATGATCACCGAATGGGCCGGGCGGCGCGGCATGCCGCCGCTCGATGTGGCGGCCGCCGGCATCACGATGTTCGTGCTGATCCAGGCCGCGTTCGTGATCGGCTACCGGCCCAGCTTCCCGTGGCTGTCGGTGATGTTCACGCTGGCGGGCACGGTCACCGGCATCGACTACGCGATCGTGGCCCAGTCGATGCCGCGCGCGTTGACCGGGCGCGCCGCCACCTTCCTGAACCTCCTGATCTTCATCGGCGCCTTCCTGGTGCAGGCTGGCTTTGGCGTGGTGATCGGGCTGTGGCAGCCCGACCTGCTGGGCCACGCACCCGCAGCCGCCTACCGCTGCGCGTTTGCGCTGCTGGTGCTGATCCAGGTGCCAGGGTTGTGGCAGTACGCGCGGCGCCGCCGGGGGGCACCGTTGCCGGTGACCTGA
- a CDS encoding sorbosone dehydrogenase family protein gives MRHHLPRLCAGATLLLLAACGDKSTLPQGADIGPQPELKAPNKTLIPTVNIAKATGWPAGVMPTAAAGLDVNAFATALDHPRWLYVLPNGDVLVAESNAPAKPDAGGIRNWIQSKVMARAGAGVPSANRITLLRDADGDGVAELKTVFLKNLHSPFGMALVGDMLYVANADAIVRFNYKEGATEITEAAQPVAPLPAGLNHHWTKNIIASQDGKKLYATVGSNSNVAENGMEAEKNRAAILEVDLASGATRVFASGLRNPNGMAWNPQTGALWTVVNERDEIGSDLVPDYLTSVKEGGFYGWPYSYYGKNIDARVKPQRPDLVDKAIVPDYALGAHVAALGLTFYEGALLPTQYRNGAIIGNHGSWNRKPRSGYNVVFIPFRDGMPNGKPVDILSDFVNKDGEAQGRPVGVAVDKKGAVLVADDVGNVIWRVVPDAG, from the coding sequence ATGCGACATCATCTGCCGCGCCTGTGCGCCGGCGCCACCCTCCTGTTGCTGGCCGCCTGCGGCGACAAGTCGACACTGCCGCAAGGCGCCGACATCGGGCCGCAGCCCGAGCTCAAGGCGCCCAACAAGACCCTGATCCCGACGGTCAACATCGCCAAGGCCACTGGCTGGCCGGCGGGCGTGATGCCCACGGCGGCGGCGGGCCTGGACGTGAATGCCTTCGCCACGGCGCTCGACCATCCGCGCTGGTTGTATGTGCTGCCCAACGGCGACGTGCTGGTAGCCGAATCGAATGCGCCGGCCAAGCCGGACGCCGGCGGGATCCGCAACTGGATACAGAGCAAGGTGATGGCCCGCGCCGGCGCCGGCGTGCCGAGCGCGAACCGCATCACGCTGCTGCGCGACGCCGACGGCGACGGTGTGGCCGAGCTGAAAACGGTCTTCCTGAAGAACCTGCATTCGCCGTTCGGCATGGCGCTGGTGGGCGACATGCTGTACGTGGCCAATGCCGATGCCATCGTGCGCTTCAACTACAAGGAAGGCGCCACCGAAATCACCGAAGCTGCGCAGCCGGTCGCGCCGCTGCCGGCCGGGCTGAACCACCACTGGACCAAGAACATCATCGCCAGCCAGGATGGCAAGAAGCTGTATGCCACGGTCGGCTCGAACAGTAACGTCGCCGAAAACGGCATGGAGGCCGAGAAGAACCGCGCCGCGATCCTCGAGGTGGACCTGGCCAGCGGCGCCACGCGTGTGTTCGCGTCGGGCCTGCGCAATCCGAACGGCATGGCGTGGAATCCGCAGACGGGCGCGCTGTGGACGGTCGTGAACGAGCGCGACGAAATCGGCAGCGACCTGGTGCCCGATTACCTGACATCGGTGAAAGAGGGCGGTTTCTATGGCTGGCCGTACAGCTACTACGGCAAGAACATCGATGCGCGCGTCAAGCCGCAGCGGCCTGATTTGGTGGACAAGGCGATCGTGCCCGACTACGCGCTGGGCGCGCACGTGGCCGCGCTGGGCCTGACGTTCTATGAAGGCGCGTTGCTGCCGACCCAGTACCGGAACGGCGCGATCATCGGCAACCACGGTTCATGGAACCGCAAACCGCGCTCGGGCTACAACGTCGTGTTCATTCCGTTCCGGGATGGTATGCCGAACGGGAAGCCGGTGGACATCCTCAGCGACTTCGTCAACAAGGATGGCGAGGCGCAGGGCCGGCCGGTGGGCGTTGCCGTGGACAAGAAGGGCGCGGTGCTGGTGGCCGACGATGTCGGCAACGTGATCTGGCGGGTGGTGCCGGACGCCGGATAG
- the ctaD gene encoding cytochrome c oxidase subunit I: MTRDATLPNSAPRPPEELEKLEAVWKTPSGLGFFKSVNNTNIGLLYIGTAILFFILAGILALIMRVQLSVPDNDLVSAGTYNQIFTMHGTVMMFLFAIPIVEAIAVYLLPNMLGARDLPFPRLSAYAFWCYAFGGLAFFCTLFWGLAPDGGWFMYPPLTGMKYSPGLNADFWLLGIGFIEISAIAGAIELIVGILFTRAPGMTLRRMPVYAWAMLVVGVMIVIAFPAVIAGTALLELERALNLPIFDPERGGDPIIWQHLFWFFGHPEVYIIFLPAAGMISTMIPTIAGNRLVGRRAIVVALVGVGIFSFGLWAHHMFTAGLGVIEMSLISAASMAVAIPTGIQVFGWIATLWSGRIRMNAPTLFMLGFMFIFVLGGLTGVMVAVIPFDWQVHDTYFIVAHLHYVLIGGMVFPVFAAIYYWIPLINGNTMSERLSKWTFWLLFGGFNISFFPMHITGLFGMPRRVYTYSSEMGWDALNMISTLGSFLFALGILLMIIDATRTLRRPTKDVGNPWNAATLEWLPSEDYGNRSIPIITSDDPLWDQPTLSKEVAEGRHYLPNTVTGRRETIATSPVSARPTYLMILPGDSWLTVLGAFGTAGFFLLLTVKANVLATICGLIAIGSIIAWLWQSDQKVPMREADIGGGVTLPIGARGTASHSWWGTFIMLIVLFLIYCSFAYVYIHTSMRLQICPPPGASLPAWSWTLLSAALLLGGSALVWLSDRVSNKLTPWVLIVALACTAGAFGIDVYSWRLVNLDGTRDTWSASISILLGFQGIMLFVLLLAAPYLCVRAWRGMIVPENRATRDNIALIWHYVTLQGFAGFLVIRGLLLVME; this comes from the coding sequence ATGACGCGCGACGCAACCTTACCGAACTCCGCCCCACGCCCGCCAGAGGAGCTGGAAAAACTGGAGGCCGTGTGGAAGACGCCATCCGGCCTGGGCTTCTTCAAGTCGGTCAACAACACCAATATCGGCCTGCTGTACATCGGCACCGCGATCCTGTTCTTCATCCTGGCCGGCATCCTGGCCCTGATCATGCGGGTGCAGCTGTCGGTGCCGGACAACGACCTGGTCTCGGCCGGCACCTACAACCAGATCTTCACGATGCATGGCACCGTGATGATGTTCCTGTTTGCGATTCCGATCGTCGAGGCGATTGCCGTCTACCTGCTGCCGAATATGCTGGGCGCGCGCGATTTACCGTTCCCGCGCCTGTCGGCGTATGCGTTCTGGTGCTACGCCTTCGGTGGCCTGGCCTTCTTCTGCACGCTGTTCTGGGGCCTGGCGCCGGACGGCGGCTGGTTCATGTACCCGCCGCTGACGGGCATGAAGTATTCGCCCGGCCTGAACGCCGACTTCTGGCTGCTGGGGATCGGCTTCATCGAGATTTCCGCCATTGCCGGCGCCATCGAACTGATCGTCGGCATCCTGTTTACCCGCGCGCCGGGCATGACGCTGCGCCGCATGCCCGTCTATGCGTGGGCCATGCTGGTCGTGGGCGTGATGATCGTCATCGCCTTCCCGGCCGTGATTGCCGGCACGGCGCTGCTCGAACTCGAGCGCGCGCTGAACCTGCCGATCTTCGACCCAGAGCGCGGCGGCGACCCGATCATCTGGCAGCACCTGTTCTGGTTCTTCGGCCACCCCGAGGTCTACATCATCTTCCTGCCGGCAGCCGGCATGATCTCGACGATGATTCCGACCATCGCCGGCAACCGCCTGGTGGGCCGCCGCGCGATCGTCGTCGCACTGGTCGGCGTGGGTATCTTCAGCTTCGGCCTGTGGGCGCACCACATGTTCACGGCCGGCCTGGGCGTCATTGAAATGAGCCTGATCTCGGCGGCCAGCATGGCCGTGGCGATCCCCACCGGCATCCAGGTATTCGGCTGGATCGCCACGCTGTGGAGTGGCCGCATCAGGATGAATGCGCCGACGCTGTTCATGCTCGGCTTCATGTTCATCTTCGTGCTCGGCGGCCTGACCGGCGTGATGGTGGCCGTGATCCCGTTCGACTGGCAGGTACACGACACCTACTTCATCGTGGCCCACCTGCACTATGTGCTCATCGGCGGCATGGTGTTCCCGGTGTTTGCCGCGATCTACTACTGGATCCCGCTCATCAACGGCAACACGATGTCCGAGCGCCTGTCGAAGTGGACCTTCTGGCTGCTGTTCGGGGGCTTTAACATCAGCTTCTTCCCGATGCACATCACGGGCCTGTTCGGCATGCCGCGCCGCGTCTACACGTATTCGAGCGAAATGGGCTGGGACGCGCTGAACATGATCTCGACCCTGGGCTCGTTCCTGTTCGCGCTGGGCATCCTCTTGATGATCATCGACGCTACGCGCACGCTGCGCCGTCCGACCAAGGACGTGGGCAATCCGTGGAACGCGGCCACGCTCGAATGGCTGCCGTCGGAAGACTACGGCAACCGCAGCATCCCGATCATCACGTCGGACGACCCGCTGTGGGACCAGCCGACGCTGTCGAAGGAAGTCGCCGAAGGCCGTCACTACCTGCCGAACACCGTCACCGGTCGCCGCGAAACCATCGCCACCAGCCCGGTCAGCGCCAGGCCGACCTATCTGATGATTCTGCCGGGCGACAGCTGGCTGACCGTGCTGGGCGCCTTCGGCACCGCCGGCTTCTTCCTGCTGCTGACCGTCAAGGCCAACGTGCTGGCGACCATCTGCGGCCTGATCGCCATCGGTTCGATCATCGCCTGGCTGTGGCAGTCGGACCAGAAGGTGCCGATGCGCGAGGCCGACATCGGCGGCGGCGTCACGCTGCCGATCGGCGCGCGCGGCACGGCGTCGCACTCGTGGTGGGGCACGTTCATCATGCTGATCGTGCTGTTCCTGATCTACTGCTCGTTCGCCTACGTCTACATCCACACGTCGATGCGGCTCCAGATCTGCCCACCGCCTGGCGCATCGCTGCCAGCGTGGTCGTGGACGCTGCTGTCGGCTGCCCTGCTGCTGGGCGGCTCCGCGCTGGTGTGGCTGAGCGACCGGGTCTCGAACAAGCTCACGCCGTGGGTGCTGATCGTGGCACTGGCGTGCACCGCCGGCGCCTTCGGCATCGACGTCTACAGCTGGCGCCTCGTGAACCTGGACGGCACGCGCGACACATGGAGTGCATCGATCTCGATCCTGCTCGGCTTCCAGGGCATCATGCTGTTCGTGCTGCTGCTGGCCGCCCCGTACCTGTGCGTGCGCGCCTGGCGCGGCATGATCGTCCCCGAGAACCGTGCCACGCGCGACAATATCGCGCTGATCTGGCACTACGTGACGCTGCAGGGCTTCGCCGGATTCCTGGTGATCCGCGGGCTGCTGCTGGTGATGGAGTGA
- the coxB gene encoding cytochrome c oxidase subunit II, whose product MSDIQSVMHPAGADAAIIYQFTWVLFVGGTVIFAIVMGLLALAMRRQARPITPGVWILGAGIAFPVIVLTALLTWSTWRTGQLVPQTSHKALSISVTGKMWWWEVRYRDPTSNREIISANEIYIPVGESVYLGLTASDVIHSLWVPSLAGKRDMIPGRVTGLNLRADKPGTYRGQCAEYCGEQHARMAFHVIALPRPEFDAWLARQAQPAVPADTTVLQRGREAFLAQQCQTCHTIRGVTDVAPQLDARIADAPRLGPDLTHIGSRRHIAAGTLRNHRGTLAGWIADPQAIKTGVFMPPSPDLDGETLRALATYLEHLK is encoded by the coding sequence ATCAGCGACATCCAGTCCGTCATGCATCCGGCCGGCGCCGACGCGGCCATCATTTACCAGTTCACCTGGGTCCTGTTCGTCGGCGGCACGGTAATCTTTGCCATCGTCATGGGCCTGCTCGCGCTGGCCATGCGGCGCCAGGCGCGCCCGATCACGCCCGGCGTCTGGATCCTCGGTGCCGGCATCGCGTTTCCGGTCATCGTGCTCACCGCGCTGCTCACCTGGAGCACCTGGCGCACCGGGCAACTGGTGCCGCAAACCTCGCACAAGGCATTGAGCATCTCCGTGACCGGCAAGATGTGGTGGTGGGAAGTGCGCTACCGCGACCCGACCAGCAATCGCGAAATCATCAGCGCCAACGAGATTTATATTCCGGTCGGCGAATCGGTGTACCTGGGCCTGACCGCATCGGACGTGATCCACAGTCTGTGGGTGCCGTCGCTGGCGGGCAAGCGCGACATGATCCCGGGCCGCGTCACGGGCCTGAACCTGCGCGCCGACAAGCCGGGCACCTACCGCGGCCAGTGCGCCGAATACTGCGGCGAGCAGCACGCGCGCATGGCGTTCCACGTGATCGCCCTGCCGCGCCCCGAGTTCGACGCCTGGCTCGCGCGCCAGGCCCAGCCGGCCGTGCCGGCCGACACCACGGTGCTGCAGCGCGGCCGCGAGGCGTTCCTCGCGCAGCAGTGCCAGACCTGCCACACCATTCGCGGCGTGACCGATGTCGCGCCGCAGCTGGATGCCCGGATTGCCGATGCCCCGCGCCTCGGCCCTGACCTCACGCACATCGGCAGCCGCCGGCACATCGCCGCTGGCACGCTGCGCAACCACCGCGGTACGCTGGCCGGCTGGATCGCCGACCCGCAAGCCATCAAAACGGGCGTCTTCATGCCGCCCTCCCCGGACCTGGACGGCGAGACCCTGCGCGCACTGGCCACTTACCTTGAGCACCTGAAATGA
- a CDS encoding c-type cytochrome, translated as MLRASRTTRATTSALLVLAALASGCAKEEPVSRVAGGDPERGRLLVQQYQCAACHFIPEVQGPNGDAGPSLQSMGRLSYIAGSIPNQPENMIRFLQNPPAVKPGTLMPALGITDDEARHMAAFMYSLK; from the coding sequence GTGCTGAGGGCATCCCGCACTACGCGTGCGACAACGAGCGCCCTGCTCGTCCTCGCAGCCCTGGCGAGCGGCTGCGCAAAAGAAGAACCCGTCTCGCGCGTCGCCGGTGGCGATCCCGAACGTGGGCGCCTGCTGGTGCAGCAGTACCAGTGCGCCGCCTGCCATTTCATTCCCGAAGTCCAGGGTCCGAATGGCGATGCAGGTCCTTCACTGCAGTCCATGGGCCGCCTGAGCTATATCGCCGGCAGCATCCCGAACCAGCCAGAGAACATGATCCGCTTCCTCCAGAATCCCCCCGCCGTGAAACCCGGTACCCTGATGCCTGCGCTCGGCATTACCGACGACGAGGCGCGCCACATGGCCGCCTTCATGTATTCGCTCAAATAA
- a CDS encoding cytochrome c, which translates to MVLTLLGAGTIGAVGGLIVLRGGFYDLSAITQHYALVYTVLGEGMQYSVQNHAREIVVPPNLNTPERLQRGALVYQANCVQCHGGPGVAPSTIGMSMQPAPGPLVDADVNWKTRELYWITRNGIKMSGMPAWEYHLSEPDMWAVVAFVGAMPGMTSQDFKRMTAGGAVPPHVEQTATGRAQQGQEGQP; encoded by the coding sequence ATGGTCCTGACCCTGCTGGGGGCGGGCACAATTGGCGCCGTCGGTGGCCTGATCGTGCTGCGCGGCGGCTTCTATGACCTGAGTGCAATCACGCAGCACTACGCGCTGGTGTACACCGTGCTGGGTGAGGGCATGCAGTACTCGGTCCAGAACCATGCGCGCGAGATCGTGGTTCCACCCAACCTGAACACGCCCGAACGCCTGCAGCGCGGCGCGCTGGTCTACCAGGCCAACTGTGTGCAATGCCACGGCGGCCCGGGCGTCGCGCCCAGCACGATCGGCATGAGCATGCAGCCGGCCCCGGGCCCGCTGGTCGATGCCGATGTCAACTGGAAGACGCGCGAGCTGTACTGGATCACCCGCAACGGCATCAAGATGAGCGGCATGCCCGCCTGGGAATACCACCTGAGTGAGCCGGACATGTGGGCGGTGGTGGCGTTCGTGGGCGCCATGCCGGGCATGACGAGCCAGGACTTCAAACGCATGACGGCAGGCGGTGCCGTTCCGCCGCATGTCGAGCAGACGGCAACGGGCCGCGCACAGCAGGGTCAGGAAGGCCAGCCATGA
- a CDS encoding cytochrome c, with product MKSTITILLGVSALLAGCGPKLAPGLVGDPMRGKIAAAQYACHSCHVVPGVPGSDVRVGRPLDELAQQRYIAGKLPNTQANLVRWIRDPQAIDPGNAMPNMGVSERDAIDISAYLLSH from the coding sequence ATGAAATCCACGATCACCATCCTACTTGGCGTGTCCGCGCTGCTGGCCGGCTGCGGCCCGAAACTGGCCCCTGGCCTGGTCGGCGACCCGATGCGCGGCAAGATCGCCGCCGCGCAATACGCCTGCCATTCCTGCCACGTGGTGCCGGGCGTGCCTGGCTCGGACGTGCGCGTGGGCCGGCCGCTCGACGAGCTCGCGCAGCAGCGCTACATCGCCGGCAAACTGCCCAACACCCAGGCCAACCTGGTGCGCTGGATCCGCGATCCGCAGGCGATCGATCCGGGCAATGCGATGCCGAACATGGGCGTGAGCGAGCGCGATGCGATCGACATCAGCGCGTACCTGCTGAGCCACTAA
- a CDS encoding fumarylacetoacetate hydrolase family protein: MRLVRYGRPGKEKPGLFDEEGRLRDLSGIIDDIDPSQLSDKALRKLAKLDQKTLPLVRGNPRLGVPVKGIGKFIGIGMNYLDHVRETGAEVPAEPIFFTKAISALNGPDDPIQLPKGSKKTDWEVELGVIIGTRAQYVSEEEALKFVAGYCVVNDVTERAFQFEMGSQWDKGKGCDTFGPVGPFLVTRDEILDVQDLDLYLELNGKRMQTGNTASMIFSVAQLVSYVSRFMTLEPGDIITTGTPPGVGMGRKPQRFLKKGDQLRLGIAGLGEQQADVVAYPK; this comes from the coding sequence ATGAGACTGGTCCGCTATGGCCGCCCGGGCAAGGAAAAGCCGGGCCTGTTCGATGAAGAGGGCCGCCTGCGCGACCTGTCCGGGATCATCGACGACATCGATCCGTCGCAGCTGTCCGACAAGGCGCTGCGCAAACTCGCCAAACTCGACCAGAAAACGCTGCCGCTCGTGCGCGGCAATCCGCGCCTGGGCGTGCCGGTCAAGGGCATCGGAAAATTCATCGGCATCGGCATGAACTACCTGGACCACGTGCGCGAAACGGGCGCCGAGGTGCCGGCCGAACCGATCTTCTTCACCAAGGCGATCAGCGCCCTGAACGGCCCGGACGATCCGATCCAGCTGCCGAAAGGCTCGAAGAAAACCGACTGGGAAGTCGAACTCGGGGTGATCATCGGCACGCGCGCGCAGTACGTGAGCGAAGAAGAGGCGCTCAAGTTCGTGGCCGGGTATTGCGTCGTCAACGACGTGACCGAGCGCGCCTTCCAGTTCGAGATGGGCTCGCAGTGGGACAAGGGCAAGGGCTGCGATACCTTCGGCCCGGTCGGCCCGTTCCTCGTCACGCGCGACGAGATCCTCGACGTGCAGGACCTCGACCTGTACCTGGAACTGAACGGCAAGCGCATGCAGACCGGGAATACGGCCAGCATGATCTTCAGCGTGGCGCAGCTCGTCAGCTACGTGTCGCGCTTCATGACGCTCGAGCCGGGCGACATCATCACCACCGGCACACCGCCGGGCGTAGGCATGGGCCGCAAGCCACAGCGCTTCCTCAAGAAGGGCGACCAGCTGCGCCTGGGGATCGCCGGTCTCGGCGAGCAGCAGGCCGATGTCGTGGCGTATCCGAAGTAA
- a CDS encoding carboxymuconolactone decarboxylase family protein, translating to MNERLGPIPDHALTTAQRAAAQEIIDGPRGAVYGPFVPLLRSPELMLHAQRMGEYLRYRSALGVRLSELAILVTARQWDQAVEWAIHAPIAVQAGIPPAVIAAVAARERPADMLVDEAVVHDFCIELHETKAVSDRVYADALALFGEQGAVDLMGICGYYTLLAMVMNTARTAVPDTGEPRGGPP from the coding sequence ATGAATGAACGTCTCGGCCCCATCCCCGATCACGCTTTGACCACGGCCCAGCGCGCCGCTGCGCAGGAGATCATCGACGGCCCGCGCGGCGCCGTCTACGGTCCGTTCGTGCCGCTGCTGCGCAGTCCCGAACTGATGCTGCATGCGCAGCGCATGGGCGAGTACCTGCGCTACCGCAGCGCGCTCGGTGTGCGCTTGTCGGAGCTGGCAATCCTGGTCACGGCGCGCCAGTGGGACCAGGCCGTCGAATGGGCAATCCATGCGCCGATCGCGGTGCAAGCAGGGATTCCGCCGGCCGTCATCGCGGCGGTTGCGGCGCGTGAGCGGCCCGCCGACATGCTGGTCGACGAGGCGGTGGTGCACGACTTCTGCATCGAGCTGCACGAGACAAAAGCGGTGTCGGACCGCGTGTATGCGGACGCGCTGGCGCTGTTCGGCGAACAGGGCGCGGTCGACTTGATGGGGATCTGCGGGTACTACACGCTGCTGGCGATGGTGATGAACACGGCGCGCACCGCCGTACCGGATACAGGCGAGCCGCGTGGCGGCCCGCCCTGA